Proteins encoded by one window of Porphyrobacter sp. YT40:
- a CDS encoding SDR family oxidoreductase, which produces MGQLEGKSAVILGAASEGNMGQTIARLFAGQGAKVMVAGRKEAPLAALAEEIGGAYALCDITSKSEVNAMADTAAATFGRVDIAINTTGWGLLASMLEITDEQLDRIVDLQFKGVHYFLQAFVRVMSAQAPTGGSLISLSSATTKALIPNHAAYIGTKRGSEALIECVANDFGHLGIKANTVSPAFTDSPMTHDSFQVPGLVDAFLPRYPMGRLNTVEDVAHACLWLCTDTAFITGQNIQPNGGLTLRGNPQARDIEAAVGAAMAKLQG; this is translated from the coding sequence ATGGGACAACTCGAAGGCAAGAGCGCGGTCATTCTCGGCGCGGCATCCGAAGGCAACATGGGCCAGACCATCGCCCGCCTGTTCGCCGGGCAAGGCGCGAAGGTGATGGTGGCGGGCCGCAAGGAAGCCCCGCTGGCCGCACTCGCCGAGGAGATCGGCGGGGCTTATGCCCTGTGCGACATCACCAGCAAATCCGAGGTAAATGCCATGGCCGACACGGCCGCCGCTACCTTCGGCCGGGTCGACATCGCGATCAACACCACCGGCTGGGGCCTGCTGGCCTCGATGCTGGAGATCACCGACGAACAGCTCGACCGGATCGTCGACCTGCAGTTCAAGGGCGTGCATTACTTCCTGCAAGCCTTCGTGCGGGTGATGAGCGCGCAGGCCCCGACCGGCGGATCGCTGATCAGCCTGTCCTCCGCCACCACCAAGGCGCTGATCCCCAACCACGCCGCCTATATCGGCACCAAGCGCGGGAGCGAGGCCTTGATCGAGTGTGTCGCCAATGATTTCGGGCACTTGGGCATCAAGGCCAACACCGTCTCCCCCGCCTTTACCGACAGCCCGATGACGCATGACAGCTTTCAGGTGCCCGGTCTCGTCGATGCCTTCCTGCCGCGCTATCCGATGGGGCGCTTGAACACGGTCGAGGATGTCGCCCACGCCTGCCTGTGGCTGTGCACCGACACGGCCTTCATCACGGGGCAGAACATCCAGCCCAATGGCGGGCTCACCCTGCGCGGCAATCCGCAGGCGCGCGATATCGAGGCGGCGGTGGGCGCGGCGATGGCGAAGTTGCAGGGCTAG
- a CDS encoding PaaI family thioesterase: MAVASGFEPADFSPGFLDHGGPYYLGPVVEGVRVVGLLICPHHINYQDAAHGGVISTFADVALSHSVYDAERPRLVPSTVTLTVNYLAGARLGDWLEARVRIDRLGGRTAYTSGGIWRGEEQVATMSGVFAIRR, from the coding sequence ATGGCTGTTGCTTCAGGCTTTGAGCCCGCGGATTTCTCGCCGGGCTTTCTCGATCATGGCGGGCCTTACTATCTCGGGCCTGTGGTGGAGGGCGTGCGGGTTGTAGGGCTTCTCATCTGCCCGCACCACATCAACTATCAGGACGCCGCGCATGGCGGGGTGATATCGACCTTCGCCGATGTGGCGCTGTCCCACTCGGTGTATGATGCCGAGCGGCCTCGCCTCGTGCCCTCGACGGTGACGCTGACGGTCAACTACCTCGCTGGAGCGCGGCTGGGCGACTGGCTCGAAGCGCGCGTCCGGATCGACCGGCTGGGCGGGCGGACGGCCTACACTTCGGGCGGGATCTGGCGCGGGGAGGAACAGGTTGCGACAATGAGCGGGGTATTTGCAATTCGGCGGTAG
- a CDS encoding molybdenum cofactor guanylyltransferase produces MLAGGQARRFGSDKAQALYQGVRLIDRVAAALAAQCESVVVCGREEAGFACIPDWPEAGLGPLGGLAAALRHAEAGGFSHVLSAGVDVPDLPHDLAAMLAGEGAAIVESQPVVGLWPVEAGAALAAFLASGGRSLYRFADHVAARRVELAAPLMNVNRPKDLRG; encoded by the coding sequence ATCCTCGCCGGCGGACAGGCGCGGCGGTTCGGCAGCGACAAGGCGCAGGCGCTCTATCAGGGCGTGCGGCTGATCGACCGGGTCGCGGCAGCGCTGGCTGCCCAGTGCGAAAGCGTCGTTGTCTGCGGGCGTGAGGAAGCCGGCTTCGCCTGCATTCCCGACTGGCCCGAAGCCGGGCTCGGCCCCTTGGGCGGACTCGCGGCGGCGCTGCGTCATGCGGAGGCGGGCGGGTTCAGCCATGTGCTGTCTGCCGGGGTCGATGTGCCTGACCTGCCGCATGATCTGGCGGCGATGCTCGCGGGAGAAGGCGCGGCGATTGTCGAAAGCCAGCCGGTGGTCGGACTGTGGCCGGTCGAGGCGGGGGCGGCGCTGGCGGCCTTCCTCGCAAGCGGAGGCCGTTCGCTCTATCGCTTCGCCGATCATGTGGCGGCGCGACGGGTCGAGTTGGCCGCGCCGCTGATGAATGTGAACCGGCCAAAGGACCTCAGGGGCTGA
- a CDS encoding molybdopterin-dependent oxidoreductase, translated as MGAETHKTFCRFCHANCAMEVDVADGKVIEVRGDPDDPAYGGYTCMKGRELPDSHNSENRLHHSLVRNADGEFVSTPMSEALAHVASELRRIIDEHGPHSVAVFMGSGGFQNSAAMAASLSFAQALGSRNFYTSVTLDQPAKVFTTARYGKWMAGPNTFSESDVALFIGNNPIVSHYAPVGGVPPFSPSRRIRDQKAAGLKLIVADPRESDVARLADIYLPVEPGEDPAMLAGMLNVIISEGLYDRNFVAAHVDGFDELAEAVKAFPPEVAAERAGLDTEQLIAAARMFAGGSKGCATTGTGPEMAGNGTLTEYLVTCLNTICARFKQEGEKAAIPGVFSPYQTARRAQVAPPVPMFGADGMPKSRFRGLGHLGWEMPCNVLADEILTPGEGQVRALISVGGNPVVGFPDQAKMVRALDDLELFVQIDPWMSASAKRATVVLAPSQCLEREDITNLSEWWHEEPYARYTEAVVQAPGDCIDEYEMFWTLAHHLGLMMVLCGGPLPIDRKPGKQEFLDLMVAGSLKRPSDVRRDCQAHGGAAMVYPEAHPLVEPLDESEFHRFDLAVGAMPAEILRYAANPASKSGFDFRLISRRSKTRFNSIGHPLKKLQAKTTTNPAFIHPDDIAALGLEEGGLVAITSPHATIHGVVKASDKVRRGIVSMAHAYGDADATKEDVRERGSSTNRLVSEVVDYDPITGQSLQSAIPVKLKPA; from the coding sequence ATGGGCGCCGAGACTCACAAGACCTTCTGCCGTTTCTGCCATGCCAATTGCGCGATGGAGGTGGACGTCGCCGACGGGAAAGTGATCGAGGTGCGCGGCGATCCCGACGATCCGGCCTATGGCGGCTACACCTGCATGAAGGGCCGCGAGCTGCCCGACAGCCACAACTCCGAGAACCGGTTGCATCACAGCCTCGTGCGGAACGCGGACGGCGAATTCGTCTCGACTCCGATGTCCGAAGCGCTCGCCCATGTGGCGTCCGAGCTACGCCGCATCATCGACGAGCACGGGCCCCATTCGGTCGCCGTTTTCATGGGTTCGGGGGGCTTCCAGAACTCCGCCGCGATGGCCGCCTCGCTCTCCTTCGCGCAAGCCTTGGGGAGCCGCAATTTCTACACCTCGGTGACGCTCGATCAGCCCGCCAAGGTGTTCACCACCGCGCGCTACGGCAAGTGGATGGCGGGGCCGAACACGTTCTCGGAGAGCGACGTGGCGCTGTTCATCGGCAACAACCCGATCGTCTCGCACTACGCGCCCGTCGGCGGGGTGCCGCCCTTCAGCCCCTCGCGCCGCATCCGCGACCAGAAGGCGGCGGGCCTTAAGCTGATCGTCGCCGACCCGCGCGAGAGCGATGTCGCACGGCTCGCCGACATCTACCTTCCCGTAGAGCCGGGCGAGGACCCGGCGATGCTGGCGGGGATGCTCAACGTGATCATCTCGGAAGGCCTCTACGACCGCAATTTCGTCGCGGCCCATGTCGACGGGTTCGACGAGTTGGCCGAGGCGGTGAAGGCTTTCCCGCCCGAAGTCGCTGCCGAGCGCGCGGGGCTCGACACGGAACAGCTGATCGCCGCCGCGCGGATGTTTGCGGGCGGTTCCAAGGGTTGCGCCACCACCGGCACCGGCCCGGAAATGGCGGGCAACGGCACGCTGACCGAATATCTCGTCACTTGCCTCAACACCATTTGCGCGCGCTTCAAGCAGGAGGGCGAGAAGGCCGCGATCCCCGGCGTGTTCAGCCCCTACCAGACCGCGCGCCGCGCGCAGGTCGCCCCGCCGGTGCCGATGTTCGGCGCGGATGGGATGCCCAAGTCGCGCTTCCGCGGGCTCGGGCATCTCGGCTGGGAGATGCCCTGCAACGTGCTGGCTGACGAAATCCTCACCCCCGGCGAGGGCCAGGTGCGCGCGCTGATTTCGGTCGGCGGCAATCCGGTGGTGGGCTTCCCCGATCAGGCCAAGATGGTGCGCGCATTGGATGATCTCGAGCTGTTCGTGCAGATCGACCCGTGGATGAGCGCCAGCGCCAAGCGCGCCACGGTGGTGCTCGCGCCCTCGCAATGCCTCGAGCGCGAGGACATCACCAACCTGTCCGAATGGTGGCACGAGGAGCCCTATGCCCGCTATACCGAAGCGGTGGTGCAGGCGCCGGGAGACTGCATCGACGAATACGAGATGTTCTGGACGCTCGCGCATCACTTGGGTCTGATGATGGTGCTGTGCGGCGGGCCGCTGCCGATAGACCGCAAACCCGGCAAGCAGGAGTTCCTAGACCTGATGGTCGCGGGCAGCCTCAAGCGGCCAAGCGACGTTCGCAGGGATTGTCAGGCGCACGGCGGCGCGGCGATGGTCTATCCCGAGGCGCATCCGCTGGTCGAACCGCTCGATGAAAGCGAGTTCCACCGCTTCGATCTTGCAGTGGGCGCGATGCCTGCCGAGATTCTCAGATATGCCGCCAATCCGGCGAGCAAGTCGGGCTTTGACTTCCGCCTGATCAGTCGCCGCTCGAAGACGCGGTTCAACTCGATCGGCCACCCGCTCAAGAAGCTGCAGGCCAAGACCACCACCAACCCGGCCTTCATCCACCCCGACGACATTGCCGCCTTGGGGCTGGAGGAAGGCGGGCTGGTCGCGATCACCTCGCCGCACGCCACGATCCACGGCGTCGTGAAAGCGAGCGACAAGGTGCGGCGCGGGATCGTGTCGATGGCGCACGCCTATGGCGATGCCGATGCGACCAAGGAGGACGTGCGGGAACGCGGTTCCTCCACCAACCGGCTGGTGAGCGAGGTGGTCGATTACGATCCGATCACCGGACAGAGCCTGCAAAGCGCCATTCCTGTGAAGCTCAAACCCGCTTGA
- a CDS encoding fatty acid--CoA ligase: MGENTALAAESFCEVVREHARTQGSVIAFTYGQEDISFAELDAGADRAANALAALGVKPGDRVAFLGKNHPLYFEAFLGANRIGAVMTPVNWRLAAPEVAYVLDNSRARVVFVGEGFAEVLEQIRADCPHVEQVIGIDAPDFRGTDYRTWRDGFPAKPPAHRVRADDDALQLYTSGTTGKPKGAVITHGSLLSSRDGTAAGDQMRAWQEPIPGDVTLLAMPCFHISGTGTGIGTMVAGTNAIVLPEYDPTRALDLIQNYNISKIFLVPAALQILLNHPRVGEVDFSRLKYVTYGASPIPLELMREAIRVMGCGFVQMYGMTETSGTIVALDPEDHVPEGSVRMRSVGKPLAGVEIKVIDEAGNAVPAGTVGEIATRSNKNMRGYWNNPDATAATIDAEGWLRTGDAGYLDEDGYLYIHDRVKDMIISGGENVYPAEVENALYSHPKVADVAVIGVPDAKWGEAVKACVVVKAGEDLSEAELIVHARTLIAGYKCPKSVDFIPALPRNPSGKILRRELRAPYWAGKDRAVN; encoded by the coding sequence ATGGGAGAGAACACAGCATTGGCCGCAGAGTCCTTTTGCGAGGTCGTGCGCGAGCACGCCCGCACTCAGGGGAGCGTGATCGCCTTCACCTACGGGCAGGAGGACATCAGCTTCGCCGAACTCGATGCTGGGGCCGACCGGGCGGCCAATGCGCTCGCCGCGCTGGGAGTGAAGCCGGGCGACCGGGTCGCCTTCCTCGGCAAGAACCACCCGCTCTATTTCGAGGCCTTTCTGGGCGCGAACCGCATCGGCGCGGTGATGACCCCGGTCAACTGGCGCCTTGCTGCGCCCGAGGTCGCCTATGTGCTCGACAACAGCCGCGCGCGCGTGGTGTTCGTCGGTGAGGGCTTTGCCGAGGTGCTCGAACAGATCCGCGCCGATTGCCCCCATGTCGAACAGGTGATCGGCATCGACGCCCCCGATTTTCGCGGCACCGATTACCGCACGTGGCGCGACGGTTTCCCCGCCAAGCCCCCCGCGCACCGGGTGCGGGCGGACGACGACGCGCTCCAGCTCTACACCTCGGGCACCACCGGCAAGCCCAAGGGCGCGGTGATCACCCACGGTTCGCTCCTCTCCAGCCGCGACGGCACGGCGGCGGGCGATCAGATGCGCGCATGGCAGGAACCGATCCCGGGCGACGTAACCCTGCTCGCCATGCCGTGCTTCCATATCAGCGGCACCGGAACCGGCATCGGGACGATGGTGGCGGGCACCAACGCGATTGTCCTGCCCGAGTACGATCCGACCAGGGCGCTGGACCTGATCCAGAACTACAACATCTCGAAGATCTTTCTGGTGCCCGCAGCGCTGCAGATCCTGCTCAACCACCCTCGCGTGGGCGAGGTCGATTTCAGCCGCCTCAAATACGTCACCTACGGCGCCTCCCCCATCCCGCTCGAACTGATGCGCGAGGCGATCCGGGTGATGGGCTGCGGCTTTGTGCAGATGTACGGCATGACCGAGACCAGCGGCACCATCGTGGCGCTCGATCCCGAGGATCACGTGCCCGAAGGCAGCGTGCGGATGCGGAGTGTCGGCAAGCCGCTAGCGGGGGTCGAGATCAAGGTGATCGACGAGGCGGGGAACGCGGTTCCGGCAGGCACCGTGGGCGAAATCGCCACGCGCTCAAACAAGAACATGCGCGGTTACTGGAACAACCCCGATGCCACCGCCGCCACCATCGACGCCGAAGGCTGGCTGCGCACCGGCGATGCGGGATACCTCGACGAGGATGGCTATCTCTACATCCACGACCGGGTGAAGGACATGATCATCTCGGGCGGCGAGAACGTCTACCCGGCCGAGGTCGAGAACGCACTCTATTCGCACCCCAAGGTCGCCGATGTCGCGGTGATCGGCGTGCCCGACGCCAAGTGGGGCGAAGCGGTGAAGGCCTGCGTGGTGGTGAAGGCAGGCGAGGACTTGAGCGAGGCCGAACTCATCGTCCACGCCCGCACGCTGATCGCGGGATACAAGTGCCCCAAATCGGTCGATTTTATCCCGGCTCTGCCGAGAAACCCATCGGGCAAGATCCTGCGCCGCGAATTGCGCGCGCCCTATTGGGCGGGGAAAGACCGGGCGGTGAACTGA
- a CDS encoding putative quinol monooxygenase yields the protein MAKIVISAQIDLDPAQREEALRTARPHIEAALAEKGCIHYDWSACSMNPARVNVFEEWESEEDLAAHFRDPAYTGMRDHIGKFGITAAVSRKYRVDAEGPVYNAEGNATEAFD from the coding sequence ATGGCCAAGATCGTCATTTCCGCGCAGATCGACCTCGATCCCGCCCAGCGCGAGGAAGCCCTGCGCACCGCCCGCCCGCATATCGAGGCGGCGCTCGCGGAGAAGGGCTGCATCCACTACGACTGGAGCGCCTGTTCGATGAACCCGGCGCGGGTCAACGTGTTCGAGGAATGGGAAAGCGAGGAAGACCTCGCCGCCCATTTCCGCGACCCGGCCTATACCGGGATGCGCGATCACATCGGCAAGTTCGGCATCACCGCCGCGGTCAGCCGCAAGTACCGCGTGGATGCGGAAGGCCCGGTCTACAACGCCGAGGGCAATGCGACAGAGGCTTTCGACTGA
- a CDS encoding SDR family NAD(P)-dependent oxidoreductase: MKLEGKIAAITGGTAGMGRGIAEAFLEEGAKVALFARNADKGAKVLEELGAGDRAIFIAGDVMSQPDLEGFIDQTIAHFGTLDILVNNAGGAGDLQPLVNLSDHAFDEAMKWNVYSTFWATRRALPVMLEKQDGRIINISSMEGKHGKPVLTAYSAAKHAVNGMTKSLAREVGAQGVTVNAICPGLVITDIIRNNGPATAKAMGIELEEMIALFASEAAIKRPNEVEEIAAVAVLLASKAGAGITGAQISVDGGTAQY; this comes from the coding sequence ATGAAACTCGAAGGCAAGATCGCCGCGATCACCGGGGGCACGGCAGGCATGGGGCGCGGGATCGCCGAAGCGTTCCTCGAAGAAGGTGCCAAGGTCGCGCTGTTCGCGCGCAACGCGGACAAGGGCGCGAAGGTGCTGGAAGAGCTCGGAGCCGGGGACCGCGCGATCTTCATCGCGGGCGACGTGATGAGCCAGCCCGATCTCGAAGGCTTCATCGACCAGACCATCGCGCATTTCGGCACGCTCGACATCCTCGTCAACAATGCCGGGGGCGCAGGCGATTTGCAGCCGCTTGTGAACCTGTCCGACCATGCCTTCGACGAGGCGATGAAGTGGAATGTCTATTCGACCTTCTGGGCCACCCGGCGCGCGCTGCCGGTGATGCTCGAAAAGCAGGACGGGCGGATCATCAATATCTCCAGCATGGAGGGCAAGCACGGCAAGCCGGTGCTGACAGCTTACAGCGCTGCCAAGCACGCGGTGAACGGCATGACCAAGAGCCTTGCGCGCGAAGTCGGGGCGCAGGGCGTCACCGTGAACGCCATCTGCCCCGGCCTCGTCATCACCGACATCATCAGGAACAACGGCCCGGCCACCGCCAAGGCGATGGGGATTGAACTGGAAGAGATGATCGCGCTGTTCGCCAGCGAGGCCGCGATCAAGCGCCCCAACGAGGTCGAGGAAATCGCCGCGGTTGCGGTGCTGCTGGCGAGCAAGGCGGGCGCGGGGATCACCGGCGCGCAAATCTCTGTCGACGGGGGCACGGCGCAGTATTGA
- a CDS encoding NADP-dependent oxidoreductase, whose product MPTNRRFLLQRRPDGTPVRDDFELVSEATPALEEGQFLIRNHYASLDPAMRGWMDAEGNYMPPIPLGVPVRASTIGVVEESHAEGFAPGQWVMGLNALEDYSIGVAGGFTQPIEPSLVPSVTNYLSIFGAVGMTAYFGFLEVCEPKAGETVLISGAAGAVGSLVGQLAKIHGCRAVGIAGGPAKCARLIEKYGFDAAIDYRGKDEAALTKAIAEACPDGVDVIFENVGGIILDAGLMNLNLHSRVGLCGLISEYNTAPRGIRNLWQLIVKRAQIRGLLVADYVPRFAEGAQQMGVWAAQGRLTIDEHIDEGLENAFDSFMRLFAGTNDGKMILKIA is encoded by the coding sequence ATGCCCACAAACCGCCGCTTCCTGCTCCAGCGCCGCCCTGACGGAACCCCGGTTCGCGACGATTTCGAACTCGTCTCCGAGGCCACCCCCGCGCTGGAAGAGGGCCAGTTCCTGATCCGCAACCATTACGCCTCGCTCGATCCGGCGATGCGCGGCTGGATGGATGCGGAAGGCAACTACATGCCGCCGATCCCGCTCGGCGTTCCGGTGCGGGCGAGCACCATCGGCGTGGTCGAGGAAAGCCATGCGGAAGGGTTCGCGCCGGGGCAATGGGTGATGGGGCTCAACGCGCTGGAGGATTATTCCATCGGCGTTGCGGGCGGCTTCACACAGCCGATCGAACCCTCGCTGGTGCCGAGCGTCACCAACTACCTTTCGATCTTCGGCGCGGTCGGGATGACGGCCTATTTCGGCTTTCTGGAGGTGTGCGAGCCCAAGGCGGGCGAGACCGTGCTAATCAGCGGCGCGGCGGGCGCGGTTGGCAGTCTGGTCGGCCAGCTCGCCAAGATCCACGGCTGCCGCGCGGTCGGGATCGCGGGCGGCCCGGCCAAGTGCGCGCGGCTGATCGAAAAATACGGCTTCGATGCCGCCATCGACTATCGCGGCAAGGATGAGGCCGCGCTGACCAAGGCGATTGCCGAGGCCTGCCCCGACGGCGTCGACGTGATCTTCGAGAATGTCGGCGGCATTATCCTCGATGCGGGGCTGATGAACCTCAACCTCCATTCGCGCGTCGGCCTGTGCGGGCTCATCAGCGAATACAACACCGCGCCGCGCGGCATCCGCAACCTGTGGCAGCTGATCGTCAAGCGCGCGCAGATCCGCGGGTTGCTGGTCGCCGACTACGTCCCCCGTTTCGCCGAGGGGGCGCAGCAAATGGGCGTGTGGGCCGCGCAAGGGCGCCTCACCATCGACGAGCACATCGACGAGGGGCTGGAGAACGCCTTCGACAGCTTCATGCGGCTGTTCGCGGGGACGAACGACGGCAAGATGATCCTCAAGATCGCCTGA
- a CDS encoding limonene-1,2-epoxide hydrolase family protein, protein MTPRETVEAFIGHWNACDIEGLLALCAEDIIYHNIPMEPVHGTTAMRAMITGFLADLEGCDWQTHAIAANGNTVLTERTDGFTFKDGRRAAIRVMGTFELNAEGQIAAWRDYFDMAEFQREFAPA, encoded by the coding sequence ATGACGCCCCGGGAAACCGTCGAGGCCTTCATCGGCCATTGGAACGCCTGCGATATCGAGGGTCTGCTCGCGCTGTGCGCCGAGGACATCATCTATCACAACATCCCGATGGAGCCGGTTCACGGCACCACCGCGATGCGCGCGATGATCACCGGCTTCCTCGCCGATCTCGAAGGATGCGACTGGCAGACCCACGCCATCGCCGCCAATGGCAACACAGTTCTGACCGAGCGCACCGACGGCTTCACCTTTAAGGATGGGCGCCGCGCCGCGATCCGCGTGATGGGCACTTTCGAACTGAACGCTGAAGGCCAGATCGCCGCGTGGCGCGACTATTTCGACATGGCCGAATTCCAACGCGAATTCGCGCCGGCATGA
- a CDS encoding NADP-dependent oxidoreductase, with amino-acid sequence MPTTTRQWLLNGHPRGRGIEIDNDFKLATVDLPDPGPGEMLLKTHYLGFDPAQKGWMENIADYVAPMNIGDVMRGSGIAEVVASNRGRFAVGDLVFGTTGWTEYLVTDGKELTKVETDLSPTAVLSVLGTTGLTAYCGLFKVGKPAAGDTVLVSGAAGATGSIVGQLAKIAGCRVVGIAGGPDKCDWLVKEAGYDAAIDYKAGRVKEQIRELCPRGVDVIYDNVGGKILNDMLACIATGARVVICGGISRYETGSLPAGPENYFNLVFRRGTMAGFIVLDWASEFPGIRKRLEGFVKDGSLKYQEDIQHGFDNAPQTLQRLFAGLNRGKQLLKL; translated from the coding sequence ATGCCGACCACCACCCGCCAATGGCTCTTGAACGGACACCCGCGCGGTCGCGGCATCGAGATCGACAACGACTTCAAGCTGGCCACGGTTGATCTGCCCGATCCCGGGCCGGGCGAGATGCTCTTGAAGACCCATTATCTCGGCTTCGATCCGGCGCAGAAGGGCTGGATGGAGAACATCGCCGATTACGTTGCGCCCATGAACATCGGCGACGTGATGCGCGGCAGCGGGATTGCCGAGGTCGTCGCCAGCAACCGCGGGCGCTTTGCCGTGGGCGATCTGGTGTTCGGCACCACCGGCTGGACCGAATATCTCGTCACCGACGGCAAGGAGTTGACCAAGGTCGAAACCGACCTGTCGCCCACCGCCGTGCTCTCGGTGCTGGGGACGACCGGGCTGACCGCCTATTGCGGGCTGTTCAAAGTGGGCAAACCCGCGGCTGGCGATACCGTGCTCGTAAGCGGCGCGGCGGGTGCGACGGGGAGCATCGTCGGCCAGCTCGCCAAGATCGCCGGGTGCCGCGTGGTCGGCATCGCGGGCGGGCCGGACAAGTGCGACTGGCTCGTCAAGGAAGCGGGCTACGACGCCGCTATCGACTACAAGGCGGGCCGCGTGAAGGAGCAGATCCGCGAGCTGTGTCCGCGCGGCGTGGACGTGATCTACGACAATGTCGGCGGCAAGATTTTAAACGACATGCTCGCCTGCATTGCCACCGGCGCGCGCGTGGTGATCTGCGGCGGGATCAGCCGCTACGAGACCGGGAGCCTGCCCGCCGGGCCCGAAAACTACTTCAACCTCGTCTTCCGGCGCGGCACCATGGCGGGCTTCATCGTGCTCGACTGGGCGAGCGAATTCCCCGGCATCCGCAAGCGGCTCGAGGGCTTCGTCAAGGATGGTTCGCTGAAATATCAGGAGGACATCCAGCACGGCTTCGACAACGCGCCGCAGACGTTGCAGCGGCTGTTCGCGGGGCTCAATCGCGGCAAGCAATTGTTGAAATTGTAG
- a CDS encoding cytochrome P450: MNKPEGNVFAPETLVDPFDYYRAIHEAGIAIEHLEGMNTWVVYSYELCSEAAAKPEVFSNDFTALMGREADAEIQAILAEGWPDLPTLLTADHPVHTRNRKLVNLAFSAPRVNAIEADMRQKSIALIEAFADRGHCEFVEEFGVPLPVAMIAGQIGLEDDPKRVKRWSDAAVDRFSQMVDHERKLECARSLVEFQHYIKGLIDDRKANGGNDLLTDLVEARIEGETPLEDAEIMSLMQQFMVAGNETTTSTLAGGLLQLIRNPDQMAKAKAAAGGRDPKVIMNLVEEALRYETPTAGMWRIVKQDTELGGMAIPAGAVMQLRYAAANRDPAKFPDPDRFDIERANARTHLSFGKGPHMCVGNMLSRKEMLVAFDELLERLDNFAVADENAIRILPNILLRGVTHLPITFTRKA; encoded by the coding sequence ATGAACAAGCCCGAAGGCAACGTTTTCGCGCCCGAAACGCTGGTCGATCCATTCGACTATTACCGCGCCATCCACGAGGCCGGGATCGCGATCGAGCACCTCGAGGGCATGAACACCTGGGTCGTCTATTCCTACGAGCTGTGCAGTGAGGCGGCGGCCAAACCGGAGGTCTTCTCGAACGATTTCACCGCGCTGATGGGGCGAGAGGCGGACGCGGAGATTCAGGCCATTCTCGCGGAAGGCTGGCCCGACCTGCCGACCCTGCTCACCGCCGACCATCCGGTGCACACGCGCAATCGCAAGCTGGTGAACCTCGCCTTCTCGGCCCCGCGCGTGAACGCGATCGAAGCCGACATGCGGCAGAAATCCATCGCTCTCATCGAAGCCTTCGCCGACCGGGGGCATTGTGAATTCGTCGAGGAATTCGGCGTGCCGCTCCCCGTCGCGATGATCGCCGGGCAGATCGGTCTGGAGGACGATCCCAAGCGCGTGAAGCGCTGGTCGGACGCGGCGGTCGACCGCTTCAGCCAGATGGTCGACCACGAGCGCAAGCTCGAATGCGCGCGCAGTCTCGTCGAGTTCCAGCACTATATCAAGGGGTTGATCGACGACCGCAAGGCGAATGGCGGCAATGACCTGCTTACCGATCTGGTCGAAGCCCGGATCGAGGGCGAGACGCCGCTCGAAGATGCGGAGATCATGTCGCTGATGCAGCAGTTCATGGTGGCGGGGAATGAAACCACCACCTCGACGCTCGCCGGGGGCCTTCTCCAGCTGATCCGCAACCCCGACCAGATGGCGAAGGCCAAGGCGGCGGCGGGCGGGCGCGATCCCAAGGTGATCATGAACCTCGTCGAGGAAGCGCTGCGCTACGAAACCCCGACCGCGGGGATGTGGCGGATCGTCAAGCAGGACACCGAGCTCGGCGGCATGGCGATCCCGGCGGGCGCTGTGATGCAGCTGCGCTATGCGGCGGCCAACCGCGATCCAGCAAAATTCCCCGATCCCGACCGCTTCGACATCGAGCGCGCCAATGCCCGCACGCACCTCAGCTTCGGCAAGGGCCCGCATATGTGCGTGGGCAACATGCTGAGCCGCAAGGAAATGCTGGTCGCCTTCGACGAGCTTTTGGAGCGGCTCGATAACTTCGCGGTGGCGGACGAGAACGCGATCCGCATTCTCCCCAACATCCTGCTGCGCGGGGTCACGCACCTGCCGATCACTTTCACCCGGAAAGCCTGA
- a CDS encoding nuclear transport factor 2 family protein, with protein MFTGPLEDRVAIVELNGIYADGVVRFDAETWGSVWAEDADWDLMGHQTKGRDAIVAFWNGAMSGLKAVSFHCVPCMIEVTGDTARARVQTQEILKPKEGKARHVGGLYEDTLAKVDGKWLFTSRTFRIVAEFGVEG; from the coding sequence ATGTTTACCGGACCGCTGGAAGATCGCGTCGCGATCGTCGAACTCAACGGCATCTACGCCGACGGCGTGGTGCGCTTCGACGCCGAGACCTGGGGATCGGTCTGGGCCGAGGATGCCGACTGGGATCTGATGGGCCACCAGACCAAGGGCAGGGACGCGATCGTCGCCTTCTGGAACGGGGCGATGAGCGGGCTGAAGGCGGTCAGCTTCCACTGCGTGCCCTGCATGATCGAGGTCACCGGCGACACCGCCCGCGCCCGCGTCCAGACGCAGGAAATCCTGAAGCCCAAGGAGGGCAAGGCGCGCCATGTCGGCGGGCTTTACGAAGACACGCTGGCGAAGGTGGACGGGAAATGGCTGTTCACCAGCCGCACCTTCAGGATCGTCGCCGAATTCGGAGTGGAAGGGTAA